One segment of Pasteurella skyensis DNA contains the following:
- a CDS encoding DMT family transporter, giving the protein MTHYAKGVLYIIMAYFSYSIMSVFVKLASSTLVASEILFARFIVGTVLIAPFIFKKKNQTLKINNIPFFVIRNVAGIGSMLLMFYAIREIPVSLSILLMNTAALFVPLIVLLLFKTKTKVSSLICVIVGFIGVAVIVQVNTNQDVSFFYLLLGIGSAILAAIVYCSLQELNKSNSPQNIVFYFHLTGSIVLPLFFFNYWTAPSLYELLLLFLVGLFGIIYQIFLTQSFKFATATEVTPFTFTGVIFSSLCDWFIWNDFPSLNFWIGAVIIIGSISYLAKLDSK; this is encoded by the coding sequence ATGACACATTATGCAAAAGGTGTTTTGTACATCATTATGGCATATTTTAGCTACTCAATAATGAGTGTATTTGTAAAATTAGCATCATCAACTTTAGTAGCAAGTGAAATTTTATTTGCTCGTTTTATTGTAGGGACTGTGTTGATAGCTCCTTTTATATTCAAGAAAAAAAATCAAACATTAAAAATTAATAATATACCTTTTTTTGTGATAAGGAATGTTGCAGGTATCGGTAGTATGTTATTAATGTTTTATGCTATTCGAGAAATTCCCGTTTCTCTCTCTATTTTATTAATGAATACTGCCGCTCTTTTTGTTCCTCTTATTGTTTTATTGTTATTTAAAACTAAAACAAAAGTGAGTTCTTTGATTTGTGTTATAGTTGGTTTTATTGGTGTTGCTGTTATTGTACAAGTAAACACAAATCAAGATGTATCCTTCTTTTATCTTTTATTAGGAATTGGTAGTGCAATCTTAGCCGCAATAGTTTATTGTAGTTTACAAGAATTAAATAAAAGTAATAGTCCACAAAATATTGTGTTTTATTTTCATTTAACAGGTTCAATTGTTCTTCCATTATTCTTTTTTAATTATTGGACTGCTCCATCACTTTATGAATTATTATTACTGTTTTTAGTTGGATTATTTGGGATTATCTATCAAATATTTTTAACTCAGTCATTTAAGTTTGCAACAGCAACAGAAGTAACACCTTTTACATTTACAGGGGTGATTTTTTCCAGTTTATGTGACTGGTTTATCTGGAATGACTTTCCATCACTTAATTTTTGGATTGGTGCTGTTATCATCATTGGTTCAATTAGTTATTTAGCAAAACTAGATTCAAAATAA
- the rsuA gene encoding 16S rRNA pseudouridine(516) synthase RsuA, giving the protein MRLDKFIAEQTGLTRTQATKALKSSLVTVNDKIIKSGATKITSQDVVIFDEQSLEWLEQGQYFMLYKPQGYVCSNDDSEYPTVFDFFDYPLKGKLHCAGRLDADTTGLVLLTDDGQWSHRITSPKHQCEKTYLVTLADPVEPFYEEKLQQGIMLRGEKTPTLPAKLEVLDDYNVTLTISEGRYHQVKRMFAALGNKVEFLHRCKIGGVALDNALEEGEFRALTEEEITFF; this is encoded by the coding sequence ATGCGTTTAGATAAATTTATAGCAGAACAAACAGGATTAACACGCACTCAAGCAACTAAAGCATTAAAAAGCAGTTTGGTCACAGTTAATGACAAAATTATTAAAAGTGGGGCAACTAAAATAACTTCTCAAGATGTAGTTATTTTTGATGAACAGTCGCTTGAATGGCTTGAACAAGGGCAATATTTTATGTTGTATAAGCCACAAGGCTATGTTTGCTCTAATGATGACAGTGAGTATCCAACAGTTTTTGATTTTTTTGATTATCCTTTAAAAGGCAAACTACACTGTGCAGGACGTTTAGATGCGGATACCACAGGATTAGTGCTTTTAACTGATGATGGACAATGGTCGCACCGTATTACCTCACCAAAGCATCAATGTGAAAAAACCTATTTAGTCACTTTAGCCGATCCTGTTGAACCTTTCTACGAGGAAAAATTGCAACAAGGTATTATGTTACGTGGCGAGAAAACGCCAACCCTTCCTGCAAAATTAGAAGTTTTAGATGATTATAATGTTACTTTGACGATTTCAGAGGGGCGTTATCATCAAGTAAAACGTATGTTTGCCGCTTTGGGCAATAAAGTGGAGTTTTTACATCGTTGTAAAATTGGCGGTGTGGCACTAGATAATGCACTTGAAGAAGGGGAATTTAGAGCATTAACAGAAGAAGAAATCACATTCTTCTAA
- a CDS encoding curli polymerization inhibitor CsgI-related protein has translation MKLRQTALAIAVLSTSAISFAGELSGSKMVSFVAFDGQKVTSKTELEINDTNIHQVVVEVGSIIRAGSERAFFGSDPIILTFKGEPEDIHISTPRIDTQFEANKFKKSPKFYIKTASGKNLSYKFDYLKGEGFMPNMRVIENLTEYNAGNGVAAVSNFSSKQLPVVLQNVKTKKGKITVSGQNVAEQQLQYWFQQADKATQQRFLKWAKKY, from the coding sequence ATGAAATTACGTCAAACTGCACTTGCAATCGCTGTATTAAGTACAAGTGCTATCAGTTTTGCAGGTGAACTTTCAGGTTCAAAAATGGTTTCTTTTGTTGCATTTGATGGTCAAAAAGTAACAAGTAAAACAGAGTTGGAAATTAATGATACAAATATACACCAAGTTGTTGTTGAAGTTGGTAGTATTATTAGAGCGGGTTCAGAAAGAGCGTTTTTTGGTTCTGATCCAATTATTTTGACTTTTAAAGGTGAACCAGAAGATATCCATATTAGTACACCAAGAATTGATACGCAATTTGAAGCTAATAAATTTAAAAAATCACCAAAGTTTTATATTAAAACAGCGTCTGGTAAGAACCTTTCTTATAAGTTTGATTATTTAAAAGGTGAAGGCTTTATGCCAAATATGCGTGTTATCGAAAATTTAACGGAATATAATGCAGGTAATGGTGTTGCGGCAGTATCTAATTTTTCATCCAAACAACTCCCTGTTGTCTTACAAAATGTAAAAACGAAGAAAGGGAAGATAACGGTAAGTGGTCAAAATGTAGCGGAACAACAATTACAATATTGGTTCCAGCAAGCAGATAAAGCGACTCAACAACGTTTCCTTAAATGGGCTAAGAAATACTAG
- the ubiG gene encoding bifunctional 2-polyprenyl-6-hydroxyphenol methylase/3-demethylubiquinol 3-O-methyltransferase UbiG: MNNVDQNEIAKFEKMAQSWWDPNGDFKPIHLLNPLRVSYIAEKSNGLFGKKVLDVGCGGGILSESMAKMGAQVTGLDMTTEPLNIAKQHALQNGLEIDYQQITIEEFVTQQQSQNAEKFDVITCMEMLEHVPDPLSIIQSCKVLLKPDGVLFFSTINRTFKAYMLVIIGAEYVLKMLPKGTHEFDKFIKPAELLNWCDQAELNCNEIVGYHFNPLTEKFRLNNDVSSNYIAQLTYR; the protein is encoded by the coding sequence ATGAATAATGTCGATCAAAATGAAATTGCTAAATTTGAGAAAATGGCACAAAGTTGGTGGGATCCGAATGGAGATTTCAAACCTATTCATTTATTAAACCCTCTACGAGTGAGTTATATTGCTGAAAAATCTAACGGATTATTTGGTAAAAAAGTGTTAGATGTCGGTTGTGGTGGTGGCATTTTAAGTGAATCTATGGCAAAAATGGGTGCACAAGTCACAGGGCTTGATATGACCACTGAACCTTTAAATATTGCCAAACAGCACGCACTTCAAAATGGTTTAGAGATTGATTATCAGCAAATTACTATTGAGGAATTTGTTACTCAGCAGCAATCTCAAAATGCTGAAAAATTTGATGTAATTACCTGTATGGAAATGTTGGAGCACGTTCCAGATCCATTATCTATTATTCAAAGTTGTAAAGTGTTATTAAAACCTGATGGAGTACTTTTCTTTTCTACGATCAATCGTACTTTTAAGGCGTATATGTTGGTCATTATTGGGGCTGAATATGTATTGAAAATGCTTCCAAAAGGTACCCACGAGTTTGATAAATTTATAAAACCAGCCGAACTATTGAATTGGTGCGATCAAGCTGAATTAAATTGTAATGAAATTGTAGGCTACCATTTTAATCCTTTAACTGAAAAGTTTAGGCTGAATAATGATGTAAGCAGTAATTATATTGCTCAGTTAACATATAGATAA